The following are encoded together in the Calditrichota bacterium genome:
- a CDS encoding sigma-54-dependent Fis family transcriptional regulator — translation MKLPTHEPIRVLLIEDEDYDIRRIQRTLRPVAERIQIVDTVSNGKAAVELLSQGGDYDVVIMDYQIAGGLKGEALVSKLREVDPTVQIIVITKMTTNVTDFDFANRLLEAGAMWYCTKYPYDIEEFIYQPTDFVLSIFNAYERRLLEKARRRADSRLQNTIQEILDRKQIVGVSRAMMELRQAIRRYAETDAVVLLRGESGTGKELIAANIHYLSRRKSEPFVPVNCGSLPEQLIESELFGYEKGSFTGATARKKGLFEVADKGSLFLDEITEIPLAAQSTLLRVIQEGEIDKIGRTGRYKVDVRIIAATNKDLERLVREGRFREDLYYRLNVLSITAPPLRERPEDIPVLVDYYLRRFSADMGRPVPQLEQAALQALTAHSWPGNVRELQNVLQRLLINGAPVITLRDVQAALGLHAALQQGEREARPWSWDRQNIMPLREMERQFRREYLRFVRSQTTSDALAARKLGLAPSNFHRLCKELGLK, via the coding sequence ATGAAACTTCCCACGCACGAGCCGATTAGGGTCCTCCTCATCGAGGACGAGGACTATGACATCAGGCGCATTCAGCGCACCTTGCGCCCGGTAGCCGAGCGCATCCAGATTGTCGACACCGTGTCCAACGGCAAGGCGGCAGTAGAGCTGCTCAGCCAGGGGGGCGACTACGACGTGGTCATCATGGACTACCAGATTGCCGGCGGTCTGAAGGGGGAGGCGCTGGTGAGCAAGCTACGAGAAGTTGACCCCACCGTGCAAATTATCGTCATCACCAAGATGACCACGAACGTGACCGACTTTGACTTTGCCAATCGCCTTTTGGAAGCCGGGGCGATGTGGTACTGCACCAAGTACCCGTACGACATCGAGGAGTTCATCTATCAGCCCACCGACTTTGTGCTGAGCATCTTCAATGCCTACGAGAGGCGCCTGCTGGAGAAGGCGCGGCGCCGGGCCGACAGCCGTCTGCAAAACACCATCCAGGAGATTTTGGACAGGAAGCAGATCGTCGGGGTCTCGCGCGCCATGATGGAGCTGCGCCAGGCCATACGGCGCTATGCAGAGACCGACGCGGTGGTCTTGCTCCGTGGGGAATCGGGCACGGGCAAGGAGCTCATCGCCGCCAACATTCACTACCTCAGTCGCCGGAAGAGCGAGCCCTTCGTGCCAGTCAATTGCGGCAGCCTGCCGGAGCAGCTGATCGAGAGCGAGCTGTTTGGCTACGAAAAGGGTTCTTTCACCGGGGCGACGGCGCGCAAGAAGGGGCTCTTCGAGGTAGCGGACAAGGGCTCCCTCTTTCTGGACGAAATCACCGAGATCCCCTTAGCGGCCCAATCCACCCTGCTGCGCGTGATCCAAGAGGGGGAGATCGACAAGATCGGGCGAACCGGCAGGTACAAAGTGGACGTGCGCATAATTGCCGCCACCAACAAGGACTTGGAGCGACTGGTGCGCGAGGGGCGCTTTCGCGAGGACCTCTACTATCGCCTCAACGTCCTGTCCATCACCGCGCCCCCCTTGCGGGAGCGCCCAGAAGACATCCCCGTGCTCGTCGACTACTACCTGCGGCGGTTCAGCGCCGACATGGGGCGGCCGGTCCCGCAGCTGGAGCAAGCCGCCCTCCAGGCGTTGACGGCCCACAGCTGGCCTGGCAATGTGCGCGAACTGCAGAACGTGTTGCAACGTCTCTTGATCAACGGCGCTCCCGTCATCACCCTCCGCGATGTGCAGGCAGCCTTGGGACTGCACGCCGCCCTGCAGCAAGGCGAACGTGAGGCGCGGCCGTGGTCCTGGGATAGGCAGAACATCATGCCGCTGCGCGAGATGGAGCGGCAATTCCGGCGCGAATACCTGCGGTTCGTGCGCAGTCAGACCACCTCAGACGCGCTGGCCGCCCGGAAATTGGGATTGGCGCCCTCCAACTTCCATCGCCTCTGCAAGGAGCTCGGGTTGAAGTGA